The region AGTTGCCCGATGTTCGTCAAGCTGACCGGTACCGATCGCACGCCCACCGTGATCAATGCCTCGCAGGTGACCTTCATTTCCGAGGTCAATGCGGGCACCCGCATCCGCTTTGGCGAAGGGCGCTCGGTTACGGTCGTAGAACCGCTCGCCGAGGTGATGAACCGGCTCGACCATACCCAGTCGTTCCGCGAGACCTGACGAGAGGTCGCAGGTCTGGCGGCAGGGCCGGTTTCAAGGCTGGGCGCGCCTGACGCGCCCGTCCTCATGCCCTAGAATTCATCCTTGGCGGCGCGCAGCGCGGCAAAGGTCGCGACCGGATCGCCGATGCGGCCGCCCAGTTCCGACCAGCGCGCCTCGAGGTCGCAGTCGTCGGCGCGCAGGAAGGGATTGGTCTCGCACTCGCGCTCGAGCTTGGTCGGAACCGTGGGAAGACCGGCGGCGCGCATGCGGCGGATGTCCTCGCCATAGGCCTGCAGCGCCTCGTTGTCGGGATCGGCGTGGAGCGCGAAGCGCAGGTTGCTCTCGGTATATTCGTGCGCGCAGTAAAGCATCGTTCCGCCCGGCAGTGCGCGCAGCCGCTTGAGACTGGCCCAGAACTGCTCCGGCGTGCCTTCGAACATGCGCCCGCAACCCAGCGCGAACAGCGAATCGCCCACGAAGGCGATATGCGCACCGCCCAGATAATAGGCGCAATGGCCAAGCGTATGGCCGCCCACGTCGAGGACCTGCGCCCGCCGCTCGCCGATCATGACGGTATCGCCCTGCGCCACGGTGCGGTCGACGCCTTCGATCTTGCCGGCATCGCCCGCAGGCGCGGTGATCCTGCAACCGGTCGCGGCCTTGATCGCACCATTGCCGCCAGCGTGATCGGGGTGCCAGTGGGTGTTCCAGATCTGCGTGATCTGCCAGCCCTTGTGGCCAGCCTGCTTCAGGTATTCGCCCGCATCGGGCGTATCGATGCAGACCGTCTCGCCGCTCTCGCTGTCGTGCAGCAGGAAGCCGTAGTTGTCGCTCAGGCAAGGGAACTGGTGAACTTCGAGCATTGTCTCTCTCCTTGGGCGCCATTGTAGGCGCTCGGGCAAGGGCTAGGAAGTGGTTGAGGGTGGGCGGCAGGCGCGCTGGATTTGCGCACGCACGTGCTGTGGTCAGGTCTGGCTATCGAGTGCCCGGGTCGCCTTCGGACATTCTTCGCGCCGCAATCGCCAACTCGAGCGCAGACCCGACGCCGATGAGCGGCCATGAGAACATGGTTCTGATTGGCGCATCGCCGATGAACTGGTCCCATGCCCAAAAAGCAACGCAGCCCAGCGTTGCAAGAAGCAGCAGTTTGTAATGGGGCGGCAGGTGTCGGCGCGTCTTGTCGATGGGAACCGATCCCGGGCCGGTGCCGCCCATACATAGCGCCTGTGTGATGATGGTTGCGCCTACAGCTACGGCCACGACGTATCCGAGGGCTTGCGGCAGTTGAGGGAGCGCGAGCAACGAGGCTGCAAGGTTGAGAACGGCGTAGCCAACGAAGACAAGCGCGAGCGGGAAGCCGAAGGCGCCAAAGCTGCGAACTACCGATGCGCGGGTCATGCAGCGAGGCTAACCGGTTTCATTGCAAAGCAAAAGCCCGCCCGGATCGCTCCGGACGGGCTCTTGGTGATTTCAGCTTCGGTGAGGCTGAAGGGTCCGATTAACGGCCCTTCAGAGCTTCGCCGAGGATGTCGCCGAGCGAAGCGCCCGAGTCCGACGAACCGTATTGCTCCACTGCTTCCTTCTCTTCGGCCAGCTGGCGGGCCTTGACCGAGAAGTTGGGCTTCTTGGAGCGGTCGAAACCGGTGACCATGGCGTCGAGCTTCTGGCCGACCTGGAAGCGGTCGGGGCGCTGCTCGTCGCGGTCGCGGCCGAGGTCCGAACGCTTGATGAAGCCGGTGGCGCCATCTTCGCCAGCCTGGACTTCCAGGCCGCCGTCGCGGACTTCGAGAACGGTGACAGTGACGACTTCGCCGCGACGCAGCGAACCCGAGGCAGCGGCAACGCCGCCAGCGGCCGGAGCACCACGCTCAAGCTGCTTCATGCCGAGCGAGATGCGCTCCTTGTCGACGTCGACGTCGAGAACCACGGCCTGGACTTCCTCGCCCTTGCGGTGGAGAGCCAGTGCGTCCTCGCCCGAGATGCCCCATGCGATGTCCGACATGTGGACCATGCCGTCGACGTCGCCATCGAGGCCGATGAACAGGCCGAACTCGGTCGCGTTCTTGACTTCGCCTTCCACGGTCGAGCCGACCGGGTGCTTCTCGGCGAAGGCTTCCCAGGGGTTCTGCTGAGCCTGCTTGAGGCCGAGCGAGATACGACGCTTTTCGCTGTCGACCTCGAGAACCATGACTTCGACTTCCTGCGAGGTCGAGACGATCTTGCCGGGGTGGACGTTCTTCTTGGTCCAGGACATCTCCGAGACGTGAACCAGGCCTTCGATGCCCGGCTCCAGCTCCACGAAGGCGCCGTATTCGGTGATGTTGGTGACGGTGCCCGAGAGCTTCGCGCCGACCGGGTACTTGACCGCTGCGCCTTCCCAGGGATCGCTTTCCAGCTGCTTCATGCCGAGGCTGATGCGCTGGGTGTCCTGGTTGATGCGGATGATCTGGACGGTGACGGTGTCGCCGATGGCGATCACTTCGCTCGGGTGGTTGACGCGCTTGTAGCTCATGTCGGTGACATGGAGCAGGCCGTCGATGCCGCCGAGGTCAACGAACGCACCGTAGTCGGTGATGTTCTTGACGACGCCGTCGATAACCTGGCCTTCGCTCAGCTTGTCGATGAGCTCGCTGCGCTGCTCGGCGCGGGTCTCTTCGAGGACGGCGCGGCGCGACACGACGATGTTGCCACGGCGACGGTCCATCTTGAGGATCTGGAAGGGCTGGGGCACGTCCATCAGCGGGGTGACGTCGCGCACGGGGCGGATGTCGACCTGCGAGCCGGGGAGGAACGCCACAGCGCCGTCGAGGTCGACGGTGAAGCCGCCCTTGACGCGGCCGAAGATCACGCCTTCGACGCGCTTGCCTTCACCGAATTCGTTCTCGAGCTTGTCCCAGGCGGCTTCGCGGCGGGCGCGGTCGCGGCTGAGCATCGCTTCGCCGTCGGCGTTCTCGACGCGGTCGACGTAGACTTCGACTTCGTCGCCGACCTTGAGACCGTGCTCGTCTTCACCGCGCGCGAACTCGCGCAGCGGCACGCGGCCTTCGCTCTTGAGGCCTACGTCGATGACGGCCTTGTCGTTCTCGATTGCGGTGATCGTGCCCTTGACGACGCGGCCTTCGAAGCCGTCGTCAGCAACGCCACCGAGCTGCTCGTCGAGCATCGCCGCGAAATCGTCGCGGGTCGGATTGGCAGAAGTAGCCATTAAGAGGGTATCCTCAGTTCTATCGATTTTTCCGGCCAGGCGGTTTTTCCGCCGGTCTTTCACCGCCATCCGCACCATTGCATCGGCGGGCCAAAAGGGCCGAACTGCCACGCAGGCCGGATACCATGCGCAGCGTCCTCGACCTTGCGGGATTGCGCGGTCTCGGACCGGCGCGCCCTACGCGCGAACGCGGGGGATTGCAAGGAAAATGGCGCGCGCGAAAAAGGGGTAAGGCACGCCTGTGTGGTCGCTGCACCGCAAGGTCGGGCAGGGGGCTCAGGCGGCGGCGAAGGCGTCCACGGCAGCGATGGCGGCGGCAATGGCCTCCTCGCGGCGCAGCGCGGAGGTGTCGATCACCAGCGCACCCTCGGCGACCACCAGCGGGGCGTCCTTGCGGCTGCGGTCGCGCTCGTCGCGTGCGGCGAGATCGGCCGAGATGGCCTCGAGGGTGACCGCGCGGCCCTGCGCCGCCATTTCCTCGAAACGGCGCTGCGCACGCGCCTCGACCGAGGCGGTGACGAAGAGCTTGGCCTCGGCCTCGGGTGCGATCACGCTGGCGATGTCGCGCCCGTCGAGCACCGCGCCGCCCGGCTGCGTGACGAAGGCGCGCTGGCGTTCGTAGAGCGCCTCGCGCACCGGCGGGTGGATCGAGACGCGACTGGCATAGCCGCCGCTTTCCTCCGAGCGCAGTTCGGGATCGTCAAGCAGCGCCTCGGGAAAGGCGCAGGCGGCAAGCGCGTCCTCGGCCTTGTCGGGATCGCCTCCGGTGAGCGCGCACTGGCGTCCCACGGCGCGATAGAGCAGGCCGGTATCGAGATAGGGCAGCGAGAAATGGGCGGCGAGGGCGCGGGCGATGGTGCCCTTGCCCGAAGCGGTTGGTCCGTCGACGGCGATAATCATGGCGCGGAACTTGGGGGCGCCGGGCCCGCGCGTCAATTGCGCTGCGCGCGCAGCGCCTTCACCAGTCCCCAGATTGCTATCGCCGACCAGAACGCCTCGAGCAGGAGCGAGGCGGCGTTGAAGTGGACGGTGAGCGAGGCGGTGAGGAGCAGGGCGCCGACGAGGTTGGTGCCGTGCTGGACGTAGGCGTTCGGGCGCTCGGCCCAGGTGATGTAGGCATAGGCGAACAGGATGCAGGCCGTGCCCGCAAAGCCGATGACGTCGGCCAGCTGCGGGGAAATCCAGTGGTTCATGATCTGCGTCCCGTCCGCTCCGGATCAGCCTTGCGCGCTGTCTTGCGCGAGCGTGTCGAGCATCGTCTCGAAGACCGGGAAGCTGGTCGCGATGGGGCGCGTGTCGTCGATGAGGACGCCCTCGCGGCTCGCGATCCCGGCAATCGCCATCGACATCGCGATGCGGTGGTCGAGATGGGTCTCGATGGTGTCCTCGCCCGCGGTGCCGCGCAACGGCTCGCCGCCGGTGCCGGTGATGACGAGGCCGTCTTCGCGCTCCTCGATTCGCGCACCTGCGGCGATGAGCGCCTGCGCCATGACGGCAAGGCGATCCGATTCCTTGACGCGCAGTTCGTCGAGGCCGCTGGTGACGGTGACACCCTCGGCAAGCGCTGCGGCGACGAAGAGGGCGGGGAACTCGTCGATCATGCTCGGGGCGACTTGCGGGTCGACCTCGATGCCCTTGAGCGCGGAGTGGCGCACGTGCAGGTCCGCGACCGGCTCGCCGCCGACCTCGCGCTCGTTCAGCTTTTCGATCCGGCCGCCCATTGCGGTGAGCACCTCGACGATGCCGGCGCGGGTCGGGTTGAGGCCGACGTTCTCGATCACGACGTCGCTGCCCGGGGTGACGAGCGCCGCGACGAGGAAGAAGGCTGCCGAGGAGGGGTCGCCGGGAACGTCGATGACCTGCGGGCGCAGTTCGGCTTCGCCGCGGATCGTGATGACACGCGCGCCTTCGGCATCGGTCTCGACCGTCAGGTCGGCGCCAAAGCCGCGCAGCATGCGCTCGGAGTGGTCGCGGGTCGGGACCGGCTCGATCACGGTGGTTGTGCCCGGTGTATTGAGACCGGCGAGCAGGATCGCACTCTTGACCTGCGCCGAGGCGACCGGGAGGCGGTAGGTGATCGGCACGGCAGGGCTGGCACCGCGCACGATCAGCGGCAGAGTCTGGCTGGAATTGGCCCTATCGCTCGCCTCGAAGCTAGCGCCCATCTGCGAGAGCGGGGTGATCACCCGGCCCATCGGGCGCTTCGAGAGCGAGGCATCGCCCGTGAAGCTGGCGGTGATCGGGTGGCTCGAGACAAGGCCCATGAGCAGGCGCGTCGAGGTGCCCGAATTGCCCATCTCGAGCGGTGCCTCGGGCTGGAGCAGGGCGCCGACGCCCACGCCGTTGATGGTCCAGGCGCCTTCGCCGGTGCGCTCGACGTGCGCGCCCATCGCGCGCATCGCGGCAGCCGTTGCGAGCACGTCCTCGCCCTCGAGCAGGCCGGTTACTCTGGTTTCGCCCACCGCGAGTGCGCCGAGCATGATCGAGCGGTGGCTGATCGACTTGTCGCCCGGCACGCGGATGCGGCCCTTGAGCGGTCCGGCGGGAACGAAGCGGCGCGGGCGCATGGCGGCGGGATCGGAATGGGTCACGGGAAAGCGGTCTTTCACTGTAGACGCGGCGCTGGTAGGACGCCGGGGCATGGTCGAAAAGCGTGGCGGCTTTTGACAGCGCGGACAGGCTATGGCAAGGCGCGCGCCCTGATGCGGCCATGTCGCTTGATTTTGCGCGCAAGCCTCACCATCAATACACGGTTTTTCATGGTCCCGCATTGCTGCGGGTCACCCAAGACGAGGACATTTCATGGCCAAGCCTGAGTGGGGCGCCAAGCACGGCTGCCCGAAATGCGGCACCCGCTTCTACGACCTGGGCAAGGACGACCCGGTCACCTGCATCGAGTGCGGTTACCAGTGGAACCCCGAGCCGGTGCTCAAGTCGAAGCAGCCGATCCCCTTCGAGGAAGTCCAGAAGAAGGAACAGACCGAGGAGCAGGATTCGGATCTGGCCGATGACGATCTGGACATCGACGAGGACAGCGATTCGCCCGACAACGACGTCGATCTCGGCGGTGACGACGATCTCGGCATCAGCAAGGGCGACGACGACGACGATCGCGACGAGTAAGCGCTCGTCCCGGCGCCGTCCGGGGGCGGTTGGCCGGAGCTTGTTCGAGGGGTCGATGAAAAACTTTCGATCCCTCGAAAAAAGTTCTTGCCAGTGCGAACAGCCTCCCCTAGATGGCCCTCCACCGGACGGGGCGCTGCTCCAAACGGTAACAAAAACCGGCCTTCCCAGACCGGTTTTCTGAAATGGCACGGGGCCTTAGCTCAGCTGGGAGAGCGCTACAATGGCATTGTAGAGGTCAGCGGTTCGATCCCGCTAGGCTCCACCATTTCAAACAGTTCGCTTCCTCTGGCAGTGAACTGACAGATGAGTTTCGCGAGACAAGCGATACGCTGGCCGACGAGGTTTCGTCCGCCGGCGTTTTTCGTGTAATGTCCCGTCACGCCGGTCAGCGAGTTTTCGCCCACCGGCGTTTTTGGCGTTCCGGCGCCCGAGTTGAGGAGTGAAGGCCTGATGTTCGACAGTCTGTCCGATCGTCTTGGCGGTGTGTTCGACAAGCTGCGCGGACGTGGTGCTCTCAAGGAGCAGGACGTCCTCGATGCCATGCGCGAAGTGCGCATCGCGCTGCTCGAAGCCGACGTCGCCCTCCCGGTCGTGCGCCGCTTCGTCGATCAGGTCACCGAAAAGGCCGTGGGCCAGAACGTCCTGCGCTCGGTCACGCCGGGCCAGCAGGTCGTCAAGATCGTCAACGACGCGCTGATCGAGACGCTGGGCGGTGAGACCACCCCCGAGCTGGATCTCAACGCGGCACCGCCGGTCGTGATCATGATGGTCGGCCTGCAGGGCTCGGGCAAGACCACCAGCACCGCCAAGATTTCCAAGCTGCTCAAGGACAAGCAGGGCAAGAAGGTCATGATGGCCTCGCTGGACGTCAATCGTCCGGCCGCCCAGGAGCAGCTCAAGGTCCTGGGTGAGCAGACCGGCGTCGCCACCCTGCCGATCATTGCCGGCCAGCAGCCGACCGAGATCGCCACGCGTGCGATGCAGGCCGCCAAGCTGCAGGCCGCCGACGTCCTCATGCTCGACACCGCGGGACGTCTCCACGTCGACGCGCAGCTGATGGACGAGATGAAGGCGGTCGCCGCGATCGCCAACCCGCGCGAGACGCTGCTCGTCGTCGACTCGCTGACCGGTCAGGACGCGGTCAACGTCGCGCAGAGCTTTGCCGGCGAGGTCGATCTCACCGGTGTCGTGCTGACCCGCATGGACGGCGATGCGCGCGGCGGTGCGGCGCTCTCGATGCGCGCGGTGACCGGCAAGCCGATCAAGTTCGCGGGCACCGGCGAGAAGATGGACGCCATCGAGGTGTTCCACCCGAGCCGCGTCGCCAACCGCATTCTCGGCATGGGCGACGTCGTCTCCCTCGTCGAGAAGGCGGCGGAAGCGGTCAAGGTCGAGGAAGCCGAAGCGCTCGCCAAGCGCATGGAGCAGGGCAAGTTCGACATGAACGACCTGCGCACCCAGCTCAAGCAGATGCAGAACATGGGCGGCCTCGGCATGCTGGCGGGCATGATGCCCGGCATGAAGAAGGCCAAGGCCGCGATGGCGCAGTCGGGCATGAACGACAAGGTGCTGGTGCACATGGATGCGATCATCGGTTCGATGACGCCCAAGGAACGCGCCAACCCCGCGCTGCTCAATGCCAAGCGCAAGAAGCGTATCGCCAGCGGATCGGGCACCCAGGTCCAGGACGTCAACAAGCTGCTGAAAATGCACATGGAGATGTCCAAGGCGATGAAGCAGATCAAGAAGATGGGCGGGCTCAAGGGCCTGGCCGCGATGTTCGGCAAGGGCGGTCTCGATGCCGCGATGCCGGGCCTTGGCGGGCAGGGCCTCGGCGGCGGCGCTGCCGGTGGCCTTGGTGGCCTCGGTGGAGCCGGCGGCCCCGACCTCAGCAAGTTTCTGAAAAAGTAATTCCAAGCATTCGTAGAATTTAGAAGAAAGGTAACATCATGGCAGTTTCGATCCGTCTCTCGCGCGGTGGCGCGAAGAAGCGCCCCTACTACAAGATCGTCGTCGCCAACGCGACCGCACCGCGTGACGGCAAGTACCTCGAGCAGGTCGGCACCTACAACCCGCTGCTCGCCAAGGACGACGAGAACCGCGTCAAGCTCAACGCCGACCGCGTGAACTACTGGCTCGGCGTCGGCGCCCAGCCGACCGACCGCGTCGCCCGCATGCTCGACAAGGCCGGCATCAAGGAGCGCGCCGCGACCAACAACCCCAACAAGGGTGAGCCGGGCAAGAAGGCCAAGGACCGCGCCGAGGAGAAGGCAGAGAAGCTGCGCGAGGCCGAAGAGGCCGCCGCTGCTGCTGCTGCCGCTCCCGCCGAGGAAGCGCCTGCTGCCGAAGAGACCACCGAGGAATCGACCGAAGCCTAAGCCTCGGGATTTCACGGCATGGCAAACGACAAGCCTGTCACGCTCGCCGCCATCGCTGGCGCGCACGGCGTGACGGGCGAAGTCCGGCTCAAGCTGTTCGGTGAAGGCGTGGTGGCGCTCAAGCGCTACCGCGCCTTCAACGATTCGGCCCTGACGCTCAAGAAGCTCAAGGACGACGGCAAGGGCGGGGCTATCGCCCGCTTCGAGGAAGTGACCGACCGCACCGCGGCCGAGAAGCTTCGCGGTACCGTGCTCACCGTGCCGCGGGCAGAGATGCCCGCGCTGGAAGAGGGCGAGTACTACCACGCAGACCTGCTGGGCCTGCCCGCCGTCTCGGACGAGGGCGAGGCGCTCGGCACCGTCATCGCGGTCGAGAATTTCGGCGCAGGCGACGTGCTCGAGATAGAGCGCGCAGAGAAGGACGAGAAGGGCCGCGCGCAGCGCTTCATGGTCCCGATGACGCAAGCTGCCGTGCCCGAATGGGATGGCGAGAAGCTGGTCGTTGCCGCTGCCTTCGCGCAGCAGGACTGATGCCTTGTCGTTCCTGATCGGGCTGGCGTTCATTGCCGGCATGGCCTCGTTGTCCGGGGTCTTTTCTGCCGTGGTGCTTCACCGCGCGCTGCGCGTCCCGGCAGGGGCATGGCTGCTCGCGGCATCCTCACTGCTGGGCGGTGCAATGGCGACGCTGGCGATGCTGACCGTGTTTTCGATCAGCGATGCGGCGATGGAGCAAGCGCTCGTCGTCATCCTTATCTATTACCTGATCGCCTGGGGGCTGGGCTTTCCGGCCTGCTTCATGCTCGTGCGCCGCTATCGCCGCGAGGCGGGGCGCAAACCCGGCGGTGACGTGACCGCCGTTTTCGAATAGGGCGCCGCCCATGACCTTCGCCGCAACCGTCCTCACCCTTTATCCCGACATGTTCCCCGGGCCTCTCGGCATCAGCCTTGCCGGGCGCGCGCTCGAGCGAGGGGACTGGTCGATGGACGCGGTGCAGATCCGCGACTTCGCGAAGGACAAGCACCGCACCGTCGACGATACGCCCGCTGGCGGCGGGGCAGGGATGGTACTCAAGGCCGACGTTCTCGCCAGCGCCATCGACCATGCCCGCAGCACCAATCCCGGCGCCCCGGTGCTGGCGATGACCCCGCGCGGCAAGCCGATCTCGCAGGCGCGCATCCGCGAGCTTGCGGCAGGGCCCGGCGCGATCCTTCTGTGTGGCCGTTTCGAGGGTTTCGACGAGCGCATCTTCGAGGGACGCGATGTCGAGGAAGTCTCGGTCGGCGACATCGTGCTTTCGGGCGGTGAATGCGCTGCGCTGATGGTACTCGATGCTTGCATTCGCCTGCTTCCCGGCGTAATGGGCGCGGCTTCCAGCGGGACCGAGGAATCGTTCGAGGACGGCCTTCTCGAGTACCCGCACTATACCCGACCCGTCGAATGGGAAGGGCGCACGATCCCTGAAGTGCTGCGATCGGGGGATCATGCGAAGATCGCGGCCTGGCGGAAACGGCAGGCAGAAGATCACACACGGTCACGCAGGCCGGACCTTTGGGAGCGTCATGTCGACGCTCGGGACCAGTCTGCCTCTGGCGCGCGGCACAGTACGAAGGACTAGGTTCATGAACCTGATTCAGCAGATCGAGGCCGAGGAAATTGCCAAGGCCGCCAAGGATATTCCCGAGTTCCGTCCGGGCGACACCGTCCGCGTCGGCGTGAAGGTGGTTGAAGGCACCCGCACCCGTGTCCAGAACTTCGAAGGCGTGTGCATCGCGCGTTCGAACCGCGGCATGGGCTCGAACTTCACCGTCCGCAAGATCAGCTTCGGTGAAGGCGTGGAGCGTGTTTTCCCGATCTACTCGCCCAACATCGATTCCATCACTGTCGTGCGTCGCGGTATCGTGCGTCGCGCCAAGCTG is a window of Novosphingobium aureum DNA encoding:
- the rpsA gene encoding 30S ribosomal protein S1, giving the protein MATSANPTRDDFAAMLDEQLGGVADDGFEGRVVKGTITAIENDKAVIDVGLKSEGRVPLREFARGEDEHGLKVGDEVEVYVDRVENADGEAMLSRDRARREAAWDKLENEFGEGKRVEGVIFGRVKGGFTVDLDGAVAFLPGSQVDIRPVRDVTPLMDVPQPFQILKMDRRRGNIVVSRRAVLEETRAEQRSELIDKLSEGQVIDGVVKNITDYGAFVDLGGIDGLLHVTDMSYKRVNHPSEVIAIGDTVTVQIIRINQDTQRISLGMKQLESDPWEGAAVKYPVGAKLSGTVTNITEYGAFVELEPGIEGLVHVSEMSWTKKNVHPGKIVSTSQEVEVMVLEVDSEKRRISLGLKQAQQNPWEAFAEKHPVGSTVEGEVKNATEFGLFIGLDGDVDGMVHMSDIAWGISGEDALALHRKGEEVQAVVLDVDVDKERISLGMKQLERGAPAAGGVAAASGSLRRGEVVTVTVLEVRDGGLEVQAGEDGATGFIKRSDLGRDRDEQRPDRFQVGQKLDAMVTGFDRSKKPNFSVKARQLAEEKEAVEQYGSSDSGASLGDILGEALKGR
- a CDS encoding (d)CMP kinase, translated to MIIAVDGPTASGKGTIARALAAHFSLPYLDTGLLYRAVGRQCALTGGDPDKAEDALAACAFPEALLDDPELRSEESGGYASRVSIHPPVREALYERQRAFVTQPGGAVLDGRDIASVIAPEAEAKLFVTASVEARAQRRFEEMAAQGRAVTLEAISADLAARDERDRSRKDAPLVVAEGALVIDTSALRREEAIAAAIAAVDAFAAA
- a CDS encoding CBU_0592 family membrane protein; this translates as MNHWISPQLADVIGFAGTACILFAYAYITWAERPNAYVQHGTNLVGALLLTASLTVHFNAASLLLEAFWSAIAIWGLVKALRAQRN
- the rplS gene encoding 50S ribosomal protein L19, which encodes MNLIQQIEAEEIAKAAKDIPEFRPGDTVRVGVKVVEGTRTRVQNFEGVCIARSNRGMGSNFTVRKISFGEGVERVFPIYSPNIDSITVVRRGIVRRAKLYYLRGRTGKRARIAERRDVRTGAEG
- the trmD gene encoding tRNA (guanosine(37)-N1)-methyltransferase TrmD translates to MTFAATVLTLYPDMFPGPLGISLAGRALERGDWSMDAVQIRDFAKDKHRTVDDTPAGGGAGMVLKADVLASAIDHARSTNPGAPVLAMTPRGKPISQARIRELAAGPGAILLCGRFEGFDERIFEGRDVEEVSVGDIVLSGGECAALMVLDACIRLLPGVMGAASSGTEESFEDGLLEYPHYTRPVEWEGRTIPEVLRSGDHAKIAAWRKRQAEDHTRSRRPDLWERHVDARDQSASGARHSTKD
- a CDS encoding TIGR02300 family protein, which produces MAKPEWGAKHGCPKCGTRFYDLGKDDPVTCIECGYQWNPEPVLKSKQPIPFEEVQKKEQTEEQDSDLADDDLDIDEDSDSPDNDVDLGGDDDLGISKGDDDDDRDE
- the gloB gene encoding hydroxyacylglutathione hydrolase, with translation MLEVHQFPCLSDNYGFLLHDSESGETVCIDTPDAGEYLKQAGHKGWQITQIWNTHWHPDHAGGNGAIKAATGCRITAPAGDAGKIEGVDRTVAQGDTVMIGERRAQVLDVGGHTLGHCAYYLGGAHIAFVGDSLFALGCGRMFEGTPEQFWASLKRLRALPGGTMLYCAHEYTESNLRFALHADPDNEALQAYGEDIRRMRAAGLPTVPTKLERECETNPFLRADDCDLEARWSELGGRIGDPVATFAALRAAKDEF
- the rpsP gene encoding 30S ribosomal protein S16 — protein: MAVSIRLSRGGAKKRPYYKIVVANATAPRDGKYLEQVGTYNPLLAKDDENRVKLNADRVNYWLGVGAQPTDRVARMLDKAGIKERAATNNPNKGEPGKKAKDRAEEKAEKLREAEEAAAAAAAAPAEEAPAAEETTEESTEA
- the ffh gene encoding signal recognition particle protein, yielding MFDSLSDRLGGVFDKLRGRGALKEQDVLDAMREVRIALLEADVALPVVRRFVDQVTEKAVGQNVLRSVTPGQQVVKIVNDALIETLGGETTPELDLNAAPPVVIMMVGLQGSGKTTSTAKISKLLKDKQGKKVMMASLDVNRPAAQEQLKVLGEQTGVATLPIIAGQQPTEIATRAMQAAKLQAADVLMLDTAGRLHVDAQLMDEMKAVAAIANPRETLLVVDSLTGQDAVNVAQSFAGEVDLTGVVLTRMDGDARGGAALSMRAVTGKPIKFAGTGEKMDAIEVFHPSRVANRILGMGDVVSLVEKAAEAVKVEEAEALAKRMEQGKFDMNDLRTQLKQMQNMGGLGMLAGMMPGMKKAKAAMAQSGMNDKVLVHMDAIIGSMTPKERANPALLNAKRKKRIASGSGTQVQDVNKLLKMHMEMSKAMKQIKKMGGLKGLAAMFGKGGLDAAMPGLGGQGLGGGAAGGLGGLGGAGGPDLSKFLKK
- the rimM gene encoding ribosome maturation factor RimM (Essential for efficient processing of 16S rRNA), with translation MANDKPVTLAAIAGAHGVTGEVRLKLFGEGVVALKRYRAFNDSALTLKKLKDDGKGGAIARFEEVTDRTAAEKLRGTVLTVPRAEMPALEEGEYYHADLLGLPAVSDEGEALGTVIAVENFGAGDVLEIERAEKDEKGRAQRFMVPMTQAAVPEWDGEKLVVAAAFAQQD
- the aroA gene encoding 3-phosphoshikimate 1-carboxyvinyltransferase, which encodes MRPRRFVPAGPLKGRIRVPGDKSISHRSIMLGALAVGETRVTGLLEGEDVLATAAAMRAMGAHVERTGEGAWTINGVGVGALLQPEAPLEMGNSGTSTRLLMGLVSSHPITASFTGDASLSKRPMGRVITPLSQMGASFEASDRANSSQTLPLIVRGASPAVPITYRLPVASAQVKSAILLAGLNTPGTTTVIEPVPTRDHSERMLRGFGADLTVETDAEGARVITIRGEAELRPQVIDVPGDPSSAAFFLVAALVTPGSDVVIENVGLNPTRAGIVEVLTAMGGRIEKLNEREVGGEPVADLHVRHSALKGIEVDPQVAPSMIDEFPALFVAAALAEGVTVTSGLDELRVKESDRLAVMAQALIAAGARIEEREDGLVITGTGGEPLRGTAGEDTIETHLDHRIAMSMAIAGIASREGVLIDDTRPIATSFPVFETMLDTLAQDSAQG